In the genome of Gemmatimonadota bacterium, the window ACCACGAGACGCGGATGACGCCTGCGCCATGCTGAGAAGGCTGACCGGTCGCACTCATCGGGTGCTTACGGCCTTCGCCCTGCTGGAGGCCGGAACGAATCGGGCGGTGACGGTCCACGAATGGACGACGGTCTACATGCGCAGTTTCAGCGCCGATGAAATCCGGGCGTACGTGGACACGGGCGAGCCCCTTGACAAGGCGGGGTCCTATGGCGCCCATGCCCTGGGAGCCGGCCTGATCACCCGTGTCGAGGGTTGCTTCTACAACGTGATCGGCCTTCCCCTCGCCCGGCTGCTGGAATCGCTCAGGACCTTTGAAGCCGACGCGGTGGTCCGAAACTGACTCATGGCCGATTTCCGCGGACATCTATGGGGCGGTTTCGCCGCCACGCTGTTTGCAGGCGTACTCTGCGTTGTCGGCCTGTGGTGGACCGAAAATCTCGATCCCTACAGGACGCTCGACGTCTGGCCCAGGGTCCTGTTGCTGCTCGCCATCGGGATGCTGTCCGCCTGTTTCCCGGACGTGGATACCGAGAGCAAATCCCAGCGTCTGTTCTACCGCCTGTTGATTCTGCTCGACATATGGTTTATCTTGATCGGGGATTACAGGACCGCGGCTTTGCTGGGCCTTGGCGCGATGCTTCCGCTGCTCGGCAAGCACAGGGGGTGGACCCACACCTGGCTCGCCATGCTGCTGGTGCCGGCGCTCTTCCTGCTCGTCCCCATGTATCTGAAACAGACCGTCGAGTCCTTTCCGATCGTCTGCTACGTCGTTTCGGTATCGGCCTACGCAAGTCACCTGATACTGGACGGCTACATCGAGGAAACCACCAGGCGCTTCCGCCGGCTCCTCGGCGTGAAGTAGGCGGCCTGAACGGCTTGAACGGCCTGAACGGCTTGAACGGCCTGAACGGCCTGAACGGCCTGAATGGCCTGAACGGCCTGAACGGCTGGAACGATCAAATCGGAGGTATCATGAAAAGCGCACTGGAAATCGCCATGGAAAAGACCGCCGGCGCGCAGGAGGGCGGCGGTTTGACAGACGAGCAGCGAGGGGCGATCGGCGACCTGGAAAAGGAATACCAGGCCAAGATCGCGGAACAGGAGATCATGACCGAATCGAAGATCAAAGCGCTCGCGGCCCGGGCGGAGGGTCCCGAGTTCCAGCAGCAGGTACACGCCCTGCGGGAGCAACTGGTTCAGGAACGGGAACGGCTGGAAGAGGAGAAGAGAGCGAAAGTACAGGCGGTCCGGGACCAGGCGCCATAACGTGAGACAGCTTCCGACCATTCCCCCGTCAGACGCCGAGCCCGGATTGGAGTTCTCGTCATGGCTAAGAAGCGGTTGCGCATCGCACTGATCGGCTGCGGCGGCAACATGCGCGGGGCCCATGTGCCGCGCATCAAGGCCGACGGGGCCGTGGATCTCGCCGCGGTCGCGGATACTTCAGAGGATGCGGCTACGGCGTTGATGGAACGCTGGGGTGGGCAGGTGCCCTTCCATGCCGATTACCGGGACATGATTCGACATCATAAGCTGGACGCGGTGATGGTCAGTTCGCCCCACGCCCTGCACTACGAGCAGGTGGACTACGTGCTCGATCGCGACCTGCACGTACTCGTCGAGAAGCCCCTCACCATATCATCCGGCCATACGCGCGCGCTGATCGACAAGGCGGCAGCGCGAAACCGGGTTCTCATGGTCAGCTACCAGCGGAATTTCATGGCTCCGCATGTCTACGCCCGGGAGCTGATTCGAAAGGGTGCCATCGGCGAAGTCCGCGGCGTGGTGGCCTACGTCACGCAGAACTGGGGCGGCGCGCACGGGTGGAGGCTCGACCCGGCGCTCTCCGGCGGCGGCATGTTCCTGGACACGGGCAGTCATCTCGTGGCCTCCACGCTGTGGATTACGGATCTGAAGCCCCTCGAGGTGAGCGCCTTTCTGGACAACTTGGACAAGGCGGTGGATATCAACATGGTGGTGGCCGTGCGGTTCGCCGGCGGCGCGTACGGCACGCTGAACACTTTCGGAAACGCTTCCCGTCATGACGAACGTATCGCGATCCACGGCAGCGAGGGCAGCCTGGTGTTCCATTTGCACCAGTGGCAGGTCAAATCGGTCCTGTTGAACGACGAACCGCTGAAGATCCCGGGAAGGATCCGGGAGGACACGCCGGACGCCGCGTTCTTTCGCCTGATTCGGAACGGGGGGAAGGGGTACGATCCCCCGCATTTCGCCCTCGCCGTATCCCAGGTCAGCGAGGCGGCCTACCAGTCGGTCGAAGCAGGAAAACCGGTTAAGGTTGCCGGGTAGTCCTCCGGCTCGCTCCGGATCAGGAGAACCAGGAGACCGAACATGAGTGGGACAGGGCGTCTGGCGGACAAAAGAGCGATCGTTACCGGTGCGGGCCGCGGGATCGGCCAGGCCATCGCGGTGAGACTGGCCCGGGAGGGCGCCCATGTCGCCGCCGTGGACATCGACCTGGAAAGCGCCGAAGCCACGGCAGGCCTGATCCGCGACAACGGCGGCACCGCCGCGGCGTTGACGGTCGACCTGGTCCGCATCGACCTGATAGAACCCATGATCGATGAGGCCGTATCGTTCCTCGGAAGGCTGGACATCCTGGTCAACAACGCGGGCCGGGTGGAGATCAAGCCCTTTCTCGATCTCACCGAAACGGAATGGGACCAGACCATGGATCTCAATCTGAAGGGGACCTATTTCTGCATGCAGGCGGGCGCGCGCCAGATGATCCACCAGGGCGGCGGCGGCCGCATCATCAACATGTCCTCCATCTCGGGCCGTCACGGAAGGGCAGACTCCAGCGCCTACGCCGCCAGCAAGATGGCCATCATCAGCATCACGCAATCCGCGGCGCTTGCGCTCGCCGACCACGGGATCCTGGTCAACGCGCTGTGTCCGGGGGTCGTGGCCACGCCCATGTGGAACCATATCGACGAGGACCGTGCCCGCCTGTTCGGCTACGAGCGGGGAACGGCACGGGCCCGGCTCGTAGAGAAAATACCCCTCAAGCGGGTCTCCGAGCCCGAAGAGATCGCCGCCGCGGCGGTCTTCATCGCCTCCGATGAAAACACGTTGATCACCGGCCAGGCGATCAACGTCGACGGCGGCATGGAAATGAACTGAACGGGCCGGGGCGAACCTGGTTTCGGCGAAGCGCGGTCAGCGGGGCGAACCCGAATACTGCGCGACCCCGCCGGCCGGGGCGAACTCGAATTCCGCGTGGCGCGGCCGGCCGGGATTGATCTTGACAGGACGGAAAGCCCGGCATATACTCGATAGATTCCAAATCCACAGTTCGAACAAGCATACTCCTCACGGAAAGCATAGGAAAGATACCCCGCAATGGATCCAAGACGACACGAAAGACTGTCCAAGCTCCTCTCCCTGATACTCCGACACAAGCCCGAAAGATTCTCCATCGTCCTCGATGAACGGGGATACGCGCTGATCGACGAAATCGTCGAGGCCGTCCAGGAGAAGTTCGACGATCTGACACGGGATGAAATCCTGGAGATCGCCGACGGCGCCGAGAAGCGAAGGTTTGAGGTGGACGAGGAACGCATCCGCGCCCGCTACGGACACAGTTTTCCCGTCGACCTTGGCCTTTCTCCCGCGGATCCCCCGGAGTTTCTCTACTACGCGACGGTGCCCGCGCGCGCTTCGGTCATTGCCAACGGCGGCCTGCAGCCAAGCGACCGGCAGTACGTCCACCTGTCCCTCTCCGAAGAGACCGCCGAGCAGGTGGCCAGGAACCAGACGGAGACGCCCGTCGTCTTTCGCATCAAGGCCTGGGAGGCCACCGAGGTCGGCGTGAGCTTCTACGATCGCTCGCCGGTCATGCTGACGACGGGTGTTCCCTCCGAGTTTATCGACGTACTGAAGGAGGCCCCGCCTCCGCCCGCCGCCTTTGGCCGACGGAAGCGGAAGGCCCCGCCGCGCAGATAGCATGCGCCGCCTCGTCCTGCCCTTCCTGGGTCTGCTGCTCGCCATCAGCCTGCTGTTGTTCGACCTGACCATACTCTGGTCGGGACGCACGGCTATCCGCCCCGTGATGCAGAAAGGGGTCGCCGTGGGGATTTTCAAGGCCTCGGAGGGGATGTCCTACTACAAGTCCTCCTTGGACGAAATCGCCGCCCTGGGCGCATCCCACCTCTCCGTTCCCGTCTT includes:
- a CDS encoding Maf family protein, which gives rise to MKRIVLASTSPRRSALLGQIGIPFEVVAPDVDESRYSFEADPAGTAERLALDKARSAAGRIDAPGSLVLGADTVVLFEGQILGKPRDADDACAMLRRLTGRTHRVLTAFALLEAGTNRAVTVHEWTTVYMRSFSADEIRAYVDTGEPLDKAGSYGAHALGAGLITRVEGCFYNVIGLPLARLLESLRTFEADAVVRN
- a CDS encoding metal-dependent hydrolase; its protein translation is MADFRGHLWGGFAATLFAGVLCVVGLWWTENLDPYRTLDVWPRVLLLLAIGMLSACFPDVDTESKSQRLFYRLLILLDIWFILIGDYRTAALLGLGAMLPLLGKHRGWTHTWLAMLLVPALFLLVPMYLKQTVESFPIVCYVVSVSAYASHLILDGYIEETTRRFRRLLGVK
- a CDS encoding Gfo/Idh/MocA family oxidoreductase → MAKKRLRIALIGCGGNMRGAHVPRIKADGAVDLAAVADTSEDAATALMERWGGQVPFHADYRDMIRHHKLDAVMVSSPHALHYEQVDYVLDRDLHVLVEKPLTISSGHTRALIDKAAARNRVLMVSYQRNFMAPHVYARELIRKGAIGEVRGVVAYVTQNWGGAHGWRLDPALSGGGMFLDTGSHLVASTLWITDLKPLEVSAFLDNLDKAVDINMVVAVRFAGGAYGTLNTFGNASRHDERIAIHGSEGSLVFHLHQWQVKSVLLNDEPLKIPGRIREDTPDAAFFRLIRNGGKGYDPPHFALAVSQVSEAAYQSVEAGKPVKVAG
- a CDS encoding glucose 1-dehydrogenase, translated to MSGTGRLADKRAIVTGAGRGIGQAIAVRLAREGAHVAAVDIDLESAEATAGLIRDNGGTAAALTVDLVRIDLIEPMIDEAVSFLGRLDILVNNAGRVEIKPFLDLTETEWDQTMDLNLKGTYFCMQAGARQMIHQGGGGRIINMSSISGRHGRADSSAYAASKMAIISITQSAALALADHGILVNALCPGVVATPMWNHIDEDRARLFGYERGTARARLVEKIPLKRVSEPEEIAAAAVFIASDENTLITGQAINVDGGMEMN
- a CDS encoding RNA 2'-phosphotransferase → MDPRRHERLSKLLSLILRHKPERFSIVLDERGYALIDEIVEAVQEKFDDLTRDEILEIADGAEKRRFEVDEERIRARYGHSFPVDLGLSPADPPEFLYYATVPARASVIANGGLQPSDRQYVHLSLSEETAEQVARNQTETPVVFRIKAWEATEVGVSFYDRSPVMLTTGVPSEFIDVLKEAPPPPAAFGRRKRKAPPRR